A window from Solanum stenotomum isolate F172 chromosome 5, ASM1918654v1, whole genome shotgun sequence encodes these proteins:
- the LOC125866129 gene encoding alkane hydroxylase MAH1-like — MDFLEYSLLFLLIFCFTYSIWFIIYRRTKTSAPTNWPILRALPAVIWNIHRGHAYMTEVLIEYGGTYELKGPIFTNMDMFFTCDPADIHYIFSKNFSNYPKGPEFCKIFDILGNGIFINVDHELWELHRKTTMSIMSHANFQTLLERNLWDIIEKGLKPILDVFAKQCKTLDLQDVLQRFTFDAITKLLLDHDPRSLSIDLPYLPYEKAFGDALDALLHRHITPKCLWKLQQWLRIGKEKKLMQACEAFDQFIYPCIARKQGELMHKTTIKDEEFAFLNAYIKMYNQWNDGDLGTLQTFLRDTFINLMFAGRDTTSAALTWFFVLLAKNPLVEKKIREEIQQQLHVKEDESLKFFTKEESRKLIYLHGALCDTLRLFPSVSLEHKVPLDHDILPSGHRVSPKTRMILPFYVMGRMETLWGKDCLEFKPERWISERGGIKHEPSFKFPAFNAGPRTCLGKEMAFVQMKIVAAAIIHNYNIQVVEPENVYPTTSIVMQVKNGLMVKVVKKV, encoded by the coding sequence atggatttccttgaatattctcttcttttcttgttgattttttgttttacttattctATATGGTTCATCATATATAGAAGGACAAAAACATCAGCACCAACAAATTGGCCAATCCTTAGGGCGTTGCCTGCGGTTATTTGGAATATTCATCGTGGTCATGCATATATGACTGAAGTTCTTATAGAATATGGCGGTACTTATGAGTTGAAAGGTCCTATTTTTACAAATATGGACATGTTTTTTACTTGTGATCCTGCAGATATACATTATATCTTTAGTAAAAACTTCTCAAACTATCCAAAAGGACCTGAATTTTGTaagatttttgatattttgggAAATGGGATATTCATTAATGTTGATCATGAATTATGGGAGCTTCATAGGAAGACCACAATGTCTATAATGAGTCATGCAAATTTCCAAACATTGTTAGAAAGGAACTTGTGGGACATAATTGAAAAAGGGCTTAAACCAATTCTTGATGTTTTTGCAAAACAATGCAAAACATTGGATTTGCAAGATGTTTTGCAAAGATTTACATTTGATGCCATCACTAAATTGTTACTTGATCATGATCCAAGAAGCTTGTCAATTGACTTACCTTATTTACCATATGAAAAGGCATTTGGTGATGCCCTTGATGCACTTTTACATAGACACATAACACCAAAATGTCTATGGAAATTGCAACAATGGCTTAGAATTGGTAAAGAGAAGAAGCTCATGCAAGCATGTGAGGCTTTTGATCAATTCATATATCCTTGCATAGCGCGAAAACAAGGAGAGTTGATGCATAAAACTACAATCAAAGATGAGGAATTTGCATTTTTAAACGCATACATCAAAATGTACAATCAATGGAATGATGGTGATTTGGGTACTTTGCAAACATTTCTAAGGGACactttcattaatttgatgtttgCTGGTAGAGACACTACAAGTGCAGCTCTCACTTGGTTTTTCGTCCTCTTGGCTAAAAATCCCTTAGTTGAGAAAAAGATTAGAgaagagattcaacaacaattgCATGTAAAAGAAGACGAAAGCCTCAAGTTTTTCACCAAAGAAGAATCAAGAAAATTGATTTATCTACATGGTGCTTTATGTGACACTCTTAGGTTGTTTCCATCAGTCTCTTTAGAGCACAAAGTTCCACTTGATCATGACATCCTTCCAAGCGGTCATCGTGTTAGTCCAAAAACAAGAATGATTCTACCATTCTATGTCATGGGGAGAATGGAGACTCTGTGGGGGAAAGATTGTCTAGAGTTCAAGCCAGAGAGATGGATTTCTGAACGTGGAGGGATCAAACATGAGCCATCTTTTAAATTTCCAGCGTTTAACGCTGGTCCAAGGACTTGTTTAGGGAAAGAAATGGCATTTGTTCAGATGAAAATTGTGGCAGCTGCCATCATACACAATTACAATATCCAAGTAGTGGAACCAGAAAATGTTTATCCCACTACTTCTATTGTCATGCAAGTGAAAAATGGTTTGATGGTTAAGGTTGTTAAAAAAGTATAA